CAAGTAAATAAATAATGTACTCCTTAACTATTGTTATCCCCTGCTACAATGAAGAGACAACCTTAAATGATTGCCTAGATAAGTTCTTGAAATAGCTAATGAACTACTAAAATTAGAAATCATTATTGTTGATGATTATTCAAGTGATAGTAGCCTAGAGCTAGCAAAGCGTCGATCAGAGCAAGACTCAAGAATAAAAGTTTTTCAACACGATAAAAATAGTGGTAAAGGCGCAGCCCTCCGCACAGGCTTCCAAAAAGCCACCGGTGATTTTGTCGCTGTTCAAGATGCCGACCTCGAGTACGACCCCAAAGACCTACTTCGATTAATTGAACCCCTTAAAAATGGTAAAGCTGACGTTTGTTTGGGCTCTCGATTCCATTCTAACTCCGAACACCGCGTCCTCAATTTTTGGCACTCTATGGGCAATAAATTTTTAACTTATTGTTCAAATATCTGTTCTGATCTTTATTTAACCGATATGGAAACTTGTTATAAAGTCTTTAAAAGAGAAGTCATCCAAAGTATTGATATTAAAGAAAATCGTTTTGGATTTGAGCCAGAGGTCATTGCGAAAATTGCTGCCAAACGAATCCCCGTTTATGAAATGGGCATTTCTTATTATGGGCGTTCTTATGACGAAGGAAAAAAAATCGGTGCCAAAGATGGTTTTAGAGCACTCTATTGTATTCTGAAATACAACTTCTCTGGACGTTCTATCCCCATGCAAGCCTTCATGTATTTTTTTATTGGCTTAAGTGCAGCAGTTTTTAACTTTATAGTTTTTAAATCACTCTATTCACTTATGGATGTAAATACAAATTACGCTGCCCCTATTGCTTTTATTTCTGCGGCAGGATTAAACTACCTACTCTGTCAAATTATTTTTACACGAAAATCATGGAGCCGTTTCACTGAGTTGATTGTCTACTCTCTGGTCGTGTCAGTAGTGTGCATCGTAGATTGGTACATAACCAAATCAGCCATCAATGCAGGAGTCAACTCAACGTGGGCAAAAATACTTGCTACGGGTATAGCATTTATTTTTAATTTTCTCGGCCGCCGCTTTATTGTTTTTAAATAAATAAAGGCTTAGAATCACGGCTTTTAGTAAACAGGTGAACAATGAATAAAAGATTTTATATAGCTGGCCTCTTTACATTAATTATACAGATTATTTGTATCCCTGGACAAAACATATGTTTTGAACCTGACACTGGAACATACCTCAACTGGTCCCCTATTCGTACTACTGCTTATCCAGTTTTTTTAAATCTCCTCCAATTATTTACTGATAATTGGAAGTTCTACTCTGCTATTCAACTTATCTTAAGTAGCTGGGCGGTACTATTTCTCATTTTCGAGCTTTCATTCATTTTAAAAAAACAATCTCTAATTTGGTTTTGCTGGGCCTGCTTTATGCTCAACCCTATTCTATTCTGGCTCAACATAAAAATTTTAACTGAGAGCTTATTTCTCACTCTCATGGTCTGTATCATTGCTTACACTCTCCGCTTTGTCCGTCAAGAGATGAAGAATCATAAGACACTTGTTCTCCTCTCTGTATGTGTAAGCCTTTCAATCTCTATACGTCCTGCGGGTATGTTTTACCTCCCTGCTTTAGTCTTTTTTATTTTCTTACTTATACAAGACAAACAAAAAATGCTTCCATCCATCTTCGCACTATTCATTCCGTGCTTTTTAATTATGGGATTATCGAAAGCTATATATACTTCTCAACATGGCCAGGGGAAATCACTTCTCGATGCACATATCTTTGCTCGAGGTCTTATGATCATGACTGAAAAAGATACACCTCTTCTACCCCCTAACTTACAGAAGGAGGCTCCACAAATACTCGACCTTAACAAGAAAGTCAACTCACTCCAGGGCTTTAACCTTCGTCACTTGATTCGCACGCGACAAGAAGTTATGTACCAACACCAACTCAACCATCAAATGACTGATCAAGATAGAAAGCAATTAGGAATAACACTCATAAAAAATAATTTTTACCAATATTTCAAACTAACTAGT
The sequence above is a segment of the Lentisphaera araneosa HTCC2155 genome. Coding sequences within it:
- a CDS encoding glycosyltransferase yields the protein MVDDYSSDSSLELAKRRSEQDSRIKVFQHDKNSGKGAALRTGFQKATGDFVAVQDADLEYDPKDLLRLIEPLKNGKADVCLGSRFHSNSEHRVLNFWHSMGNKFLTYCSNICSDLYLTDMETCYKVFKREVIQSIDIKENRFGFEPEVIAKIAAKRIPVYEMGISYYGRSYDEGKKIGAKDGFRALYCILKYNFSGRSIPMQAFMYFFIGLSAAVFNFIVFKSLYSLMDVNTNYAAPIAFISAAGLNYLLCQIIFTRKSWSRFTELIVYSLVVSVVCIVDWYITKSAINAGVNSTWAKILATGIAFIFNFLGRRFIVFK